In one Flavobacteriales bacterium genomic region, the following are encoded:
- the tsaE gene encoding tRNA (adenosine(37)-N6)-threonylcarbamoyltransferase complex ATPase subunit type 1 TsaE, whose product MLATLTLRQPSDAPGIARLILQGHPGSRVFALHGELGAGKTTLIKGFCTALGVTDQASSPSFAIVNEYRAASGEPVFHFDLYRLKDAAELEGIGFTEYVDSGHYCFIEWPELAADLLPPGTLHLSLEAALSGARTIAISTGG is encoded by the coding sequence GTGCTTGCCACCCTCACCCTCCGCCAACCGTCTGACGCCCCAGGGATCGCCCGGCTCATCCTGCAGGGCCATCCCGGGTCACGCGTCTTCGCCTTGCATGGCGAGCTCGGCGCGGGCAAGACCACCCTCATCAAGGGCTTCTGCACCGCCTTGGGCGTCACCGACCAGGCCAGCAGCCCCAGTTTCGCCATCGTGAACGAGTACCGCGCGGCCAGTGGCGAGCCCGTGTTCCATTTCGACCTGTACCGATTGAAGGATGCCGCCGAGCTGGAGGGCATCGGCTTCACGGAGTATGTGGACAGCGGCCACTACTGCTTCATCGAGTGGCCAGAACTGGCCGCGGACCTGCTGCCGCCGGGCACCTTGCACCTTTCGCTGGAGGCGGCGCTGAGCGGTGCGCGTACCATCGCCATTTCCACGGGCGGCTGA
- a CDS encoding T9SS type A sorting domain-containing protein: MSPSRLASLLLLLSASYAHRAPAQGYTWASSGGVAGIANSFSGALDLARDPQGNLFLFNDGSGAQQCQGDTVSPSGGAGSSNAFVHKFNSAGELQWIRPVGPQFQPFSIRADEAGNAYFLGRTLENAIIVGDTTVNATAARNYLLKFSPDGDLVWAHNTGMPLTGGFSRTTLLHYANGLLYFQSGNLSMTSIDTAGTPMASLAATSYVPQTALPNLWFKNSVSLSNGDVIITGEHRGELAFGTDPSQPGDATAAALNRYFFLRCSADLDSIRWFRSHGNFRDRFEHNIPLVVDPADNIYACATLGFNTPIAFGPDVITNTTLGNGIDAVLKMDADGTPLWMRPINSTASTYAYGLVLKDDGNSLYLCGQQTGSTATFGPAVITASATGKGFIAEISAAGDYLTGFHTGVPAQPPNALQSFAYALVSQGDGRYVVSGQLNTLSPWELSCVERIPNRGFFVTEFTGISEEVPDPQISQVGSTLIASPAFAGTIQWLLNGEPILGANGQSYEPTENGSYRVSYTNTQGCVGTATSDGLVVTTTGLAGTTATATSLEAWPNPTGATLFLRGLPASATVSIAIVDAMGRKVSTQNAVGPNAHIDTTALPGGVYWLRVGDGAGQQVLRFVKH, translated from the coding sequence CCCTGGACCTGGCCCGCGACCCCCAGGGCAACCTGTTCCTGTTCAACGATGGCAGCGGCGCGCAGCAGTGCCAGGGCGATACGGTCTCCCCCAGTGGCGGAGCCGGCAGCTCGAACGCCTTCGTGCACAAGTTCAACAGCGCCGGCGAGCTGCAGTGGATACGCCCGGTGGGGCCGCAGTTCCAGCCCTTCAGCATCCGCGCCGACGAGGCCGGAAACGCCTATTTCCTGGGCCGCACCTTGGAGAACGCCATCATCGTGGGTGACACCACGGTGAACGCGACCGCCGCACGCAACTACCTGCTGAAGTTCTCGCCCGACGGTGACCTGGTGTGGGCGCACAACACGGGCATGCCGCTTACCGGTGGATTCAGCCGCACCACCCTGCTGCACTACGCCAACGGACTGCTGTACTTCCAAAGTGGCAACCTCTCGATGACCAGCATCGACACGGCGGGCACCCCGATGGCCTCCCTGGCAGCGACCTCCTATGTGCCCCAGACCGCCTTGCCCAACCTGTGGTTCAAGAACTCGGTGAGCCTGAGCAATGGGGATGTGATCATCACCGGCGAGCACCGCGGTGAACTCGCTTTCGGCACTGACCCCAGCCAGCCAGGCGATGCCACGGCAGCTGCATTGAACCGCTACTTCTTCCTGCGCTGCAGTGCAGACCTGGATTCCATCCGCTGGTTCCGTTCCCACGGCAACTTCCGGGACCGCTTTGAACACAACATTCCGCTGGTGGTGGACCCTGCCGACAACATCTACGCCTGCGCCACCCTCGGCTTCAACACGCCCATTGCGTTCGGACCGGATGTGATCACCAACACCACCTTGGGCAACGGTATCGACGCGGTGTTGAAGATGGACGCCGACGGCACGCCGCTGTGGATGCGGCCCATCAACTCCACGGCCTCCACCTATGCCTACGGCCTAGTCCTGAAGGACGATGGCAACAGCCTGTATCTCTGCGGGCAGCAAACAGGATCCACCGCGACCTTCGGCCCCGCTGTCATCACCGCATCGGCTACGGGCAAGGGCTTCATCGCGGAGATCAGTGCAGCGGGCGACTACCTCACCGGCTTCCACACCGGGGTACCGGCCCAACCGCCCAATGCCCTGCAGAGCTTCGCCTATGCGCTGGTGAGCCAGGGCGATGGCCGTTATGTGGTGAGCGGCCAGCTGAACACCTTGTCGCCATGGGAGCTGAGCTGCGTGGAGCGCATCCCGAACAGGGGCTTCTTCGTCACCGAGTTCACCGGCATCTCCGAAGAAGTGCCCGATCCGCAGATCAGCCAGGTGGGCAGCACGCTCATTGCCTCGCCCGCCTTCGCTGGCACCATTCAATGGCTGCTGAACGGCGAACCCATCCTGGGAGCCAACGGTCAGAGCTACGAACCCACGGAGAACGGGAGCTACCGCGTGAGCTACACCAACACGCAGGGTTGCGTGGGAACGGCCACCTCCGATGGACTGGTGGTGACCACCACCGGGCTTGCTGGAACGACCGCCACGGCCACTTCGCTTGAGGCCTGGCCGAATCCCACTGGAGCCACCCTCTTCCTACGCGGCCTTCCCGCCAGCGCCACGGTAAGCATCGCCATCGTGGATGCCATGGGCCGCAAGGTGTCCACGCAGAACGCCGTGGGCCCCAACGCGCACATCGACACGACGGCCCTGCCAGGCGGCGTGTACTGGTTGCGCGTGGGTGACGGCGCAGGGCAGCAGGTGCTCCGCTTCGTGAAGCACTGA